The window GCTGGCCCGGATGGCCCGCCACCACGTCCACTCGGCCGTGGAGGCCGCCCGCGCCGGCTATCGGGGCGCGGCCGTCGAGCTCAAGGGCCACCTGCCGCCACACGCCATCGAGGCCGTGCTCGACGCCTACCGCCAGGAGGGCCCGCGCCTGGTGCGCCTGTCACGCTCGATCGAGGTGGTGGAGCGCGCCCTGCGCGGCGACATGTTCACCGCGACCATGCGCCGCCGCCCGTGACGCCTCACCTGGTGCGCCTGGCGATGCCCCCGATCACGGCGGTGGCCAGCAGCCCGGCCAGCACCAGGATCATGACGTCGCGCGCGCTCAGCCCGCCTCGCTCCCGCTCGTCCCGCTCGCCTGCGGCCTTCTTCGCGTCGGCGGACCGGTCGGACGGGCCCTCCTGCCGCGACGACCGTTCCGACGGGCGCTCCGACGCGCGTTCCGACGGCCGGTCGGTGGAGCGGTCGGCGGGCGCGCGCGCCTGGAGCGCGCGGTCCGGGAGGGGCACGCGGTAGAGCGGGCTGGCCGGGCCCTCGCTGCCCACCAGCAACGCGCGCCCGTCGGAGGCGAACGCGATCGTCTCGGCCTGTTTCAGCTCCGGCATCGTCACCTTGGCGATGGTCTCGCCGGACGGTTTGAAGAGGGTGGCGGAGAAGTAGGTGCGGATGACGTACGACGAGCCGTCGGGGGCGTAGGCGGCGTCGGTGGCCATGAGCGGCGCGGCGGCGACCTTGCGCAGGACGTTCACCCGGTCGGTGCGCAGCGTCTTGGGAGCGACGTACACCGAGCCGGCGAACTCCTTCGAGACCACGTACAGCCGGCCCGTCCGGGGGTGCGCCATGATGCCCTCGGCGTTGCGCCCGCCGTCCTCGTAGCGGAACCGGTAGCGCACCGCCGTGACCGTGGCGTCGCGCAGCGTCGGCGGCTCCATGACCTTGTAGATCGAGATGTCGGGCCAGGCGCCGTCGAGGTTGTCGCCGATGTCGGCGAACCAGAGCACGCCGCGCCCGGTCGTGAGGTCCCTGCGGGCGGCCATGGCCTCCCAGTCGCGGGCCTCGGCGCCCCGCACGCGGAAGGTCGCCCTGGTGCGGCCGTCCGCGCCGACCGCGTAGAACTTCGGCTCCGCCGAGGAGTCGTTGTGGGTGTAGTAGACGCCCGGATGGGTGGGCGACACGGCCAGGCCGCTGGACTCGGTGATCTCCCGGTCCCGGAACGTGAAGAGTTTCTCGCCGGTGTCGTCGGCGGAGGCGGCCAGAGCCCGGACGCCCTGAGCGGCCTGAACCTGAACGGCCTGAACGTCCTGAGCGGCCTGCGCCTGAACGGTCTGAGCCGCCTGAGCCTGGGCGGCCTGAGCGGCCGGGACGGCTGCGACGGCACACGTCACGGCGCACGTCACGCAGGCCACGGCGAGCGTTCGCTGCAGAAGATCCCCCACGCCGCCATCATGCCCCAACCGGCACCCGGCCGACCCTCGCGCTGTGCCGGTGGAAGCCCGTGCCCTGGAGCACGACCAGTCCCGCGTTGGCGACGGCCACGGCCACCCACAGCCCCGCGATCCCCCACCCGGCGGCCACGGGCACGGCGGCGAGGACGAGCAGCCCGTACCCGGCGGCGAAGTAGCGCAGGCTCGCCGCCGACCGCTTGAGCCCGGTCAGCCCGATGCCCTGGACGGCCTGCGTCCCGTCGGCGGCCGAGGCGAGCAGCATCAGCGGCAGCAGCGCGACGACCCGCTCGCGCACCCCGGCGTCGTCGGTGAACAGCGACGGCACGGCGTCGCCGGAGAGCAGCAGCGCCAGCGCGGCGACGCCGGTGCCGGCCAGGGCGAGCAGCGCGGCGGCCCGGTTGGCCCGCCGCGCCTCGGCCGGGGTGCCCGCGCGCGCCACCTCGGGCAGCGCCGCCTGCGCCACGGAGACCGACGCCACCAGGATGAGTCCGGTGAGCGTGCCGAGAACGGCGTGGGCGGCGGCGTCGCGGGTGTTCGTCGTGCCGGCCGCGAACGTGATGACGCCCAGCCCGCCGAACTTGATCAGCACTGTGGCCGCCAGCGGGAGGCTCACCCGGGCCAGCCGGGCGATCTCGGCCACCCGCGGCCGGCCCTGTCCCACCCGGACGCCGAGCACGCGGCGCAGGGCCAGGTTCGACACGGTCACGGCCGCCAGGCCCGACAGCAGCCAGGCGATCCCCACCCCGGTCAGGCCCAGCGGCGGCACCAGCGCGACCGCGCAGCCGATGATCACCGCCGTGCCCGCCAGGCTGGACCAGAGCACCGGCCGGCCGCGCCCGAACGCGACGAGCACCGTGGTGGCGCCGCCTCCGGAGGCGTGCACGAGCAGGGAGAGGGCCAGCAGGTAGGGCAGCGGGCCCAGCTCGGCCACGACCTCGCCGGGCACGCCGGCCGCGCCCGCCAGCGCGGGCACGGCGAGCACGGCGAGAGCGCCGGCCGTACCGACGAGGAAGGTGAGCCAGCGCGCGTCGCGCAGGACGGGCACGGCGGCGGCCGGGTCGTCGCGGTGGGGTGCGACGAACGGCGAGAGCCCGCGCAACGCGCCCACGACGGCGGCGGTGGCGGGGGTGAGCACGGCGGTCATGACCGCGAAGGCCGCGAGGGTGACGGTGTCGTGCCGGCCGAGCACCGCGGTCACCACCAGGGTCCCGACCATGCCCGTGACCATGGAGAGGAACAGGGGCACCGCCGCGCGCAGGATGCCCTTGATCACCCGGGTCACCCTACTAGCCTGGAGTGCACTCCAGGTGCTTAGCCTGAAGAGCATGGACTACGTGAACCTCGGACGCAGCGGGCTCAAGGTGAGCCCGCTCTGCCTCGGCACGATGAACTTCGGCCCCGTGACCAGCGAGGAAGACTCCTTCGCGATCATGGACCGGGCTCACGAGTTGGGCTTGAACTTCTTCGACACAGCAAACGTCTACGGCTGGAAGCAGGGCGAGGGGATCACCGAGAAGATCCTCGGCAACTGGTTCGCCAAGGGTGGCGGTCGCAGGGAGAAGACCGTCATCGCGACCAAGCTCTACGGGTCGATGGGCGACTGGCCCAACGACAACCTGCTGTCCGCGCTGAACATCCGCCGCGCCTGCGACGCCTCGCTCAAGCGGATGCAGACCGACTACATCGACATCTACCAGGCCCACCACGTCGACCGGAACACCCCGTTCGACGAGTTCTGGGAGGCCATGGAGGTGCTGCGCCAGCAGGGCAAGATCCTGTACGTCGGCTCGTCCAACTTCGCGGGCTGGCACGTCGCCAAGGCCCAGGAGACCGCGGCCCGGCGCGGCACGTTCGGCCTGGTCAGCGAGCAGTCGCACTACAACCTGCTGACCCGGGCGGTGGAGCTGGAGGTGCTGCCCGCCTGCGAGGACTACGGCCTCGGCGTCATCCCGTGGAGCCCGCTGGCCGGTGGCCTGCTCGGCGGCGTGCTGCGCAAGACCGACAAGGGCCGCTCCGCGACCGAGAACATGGTCAAGGAGCTCGACAAGCACCGCGACAAGATCGAGCAGTTCGAGAAGTTCTGCGACGAGCTGGGCGAGGAGCCGGCGTACGTGGCGCTGGCGTGGCTGCTCACGCGGCCGGCGGTCACCGCGCCGATCATCGGCCCGCGCACGATCGAGCAGCTCGACGGCACCATGCGGACCCTGGAGATCAGGCTGGACGAGCAGGCGCTGGCCCGGCTCGACGAGATCTTCCCGGGGCACCGGACGGCGCCGGAGGACTACGCCTGGTAGTCGCCCGCCGGGTCAGCTCAGCAACGCGCCGACGACCACGATGAGCAGGAGCAGGCCGAGGACGACGGGCAGCAGCCAGGAGCGAGGACGGTCCACGTGCTGGAGCCTAATCGGGCCGGGAGGGTGCCAGCACCCATTCGGCCAGTGACTCGTACCTCACGTGGGCGCCCTGGTGGCTGCGGACGAGCCGGACGGACTCCGCCCGCCACGGCGAGCCGCTGAACCACTCCAGCGACTCGACCAGCGGGCGGAGGTCCGTCTCCGCCTTGGCCCTGGCCAGGGTGAGGTGCGGGTGGAATCGCTTGTCGTCGGTCTGCGCGGCGCCGGCCCGGCGGGCTCCCGCCCGGACCGAGTCGGCCAGCCGGGTCATCGGGTCGCCGGACAGCCCGGCCCAGAAGACGCGGGCCCGCCGCAGCGACGAGAACGCCCCGAACCCGGTGAAGGCCAGGTCCAGGGCCGCGTGCCGGCGCACGGCCCGCGCCAGGCGCGTCTCCAGCTCGGGCAGGGCGCTCTCGGGCACCTCGCCGAAGAACCCCAGCGTGATGTGCCAGGTGGCGCGCTCGGGCCAGCGCAGGCCGGGCACCTGCCCGACGTGCGGCGCGATCGCGCGCTCGATCTCGTCGAGCACCCCCGCAGGCGGCACGACGGCCGCGAAGAGCCTCATGCCATCCGATTCTGCAACCCGCCGGGTCAGGCCGCGAGCGCCATCGGCCCGCGCACGCGCGCCCCGATCAACCGGGTCAGCAGCACGGCCAGCCCGACGCCCACCAGCACGAGCATGCCGGAGAGCATCACACCGGCTCGCGGCCCGCCCAGCTCGGACAGCCACCCGACCAGCGGCGCGCCGATCGGGGCGCCGCCGGTGAACACCAGCATGTAGATGCCCATCACCCGGCCCCGCATCTCGGGCGAGGTGGCGAGCTGGACGCCGGCGTTCGCGGCCGTGTTGACCGTGATGAGCGCGACCCCGGTCGGGATCAACAGCAGCAGGTAGGCCGGGTAGAACGGGGCCAGCCCCGTCGCCACCTGGAACAGCCCGAACCCGATCGCGCCGGCCATGAGCAGCCTGCGAGACGGCCGGGCCCGCCGGGCGGCGAGCAGGGCCCCGCCGAGCGCGCCCACGGCGAACATGCTGGACGCCAGGCCGAACGAGGACGCCCCCGCGTGGAAGACCTCGCGGGCCATGAGCGCGATCGACATCGAGAACGACTGCGCGAACATCGAGACGAACCCGATCAGCAGCACCGGCATGAGCAGTTCCTCGCGCTCCAGCACGTAGCGCAGCCCCTCGCGGAGCTGGCCCTTGGCGCGCGGCACCGGGTCGGACAGATGGAGCTCCGACTTGCGCATGAAGACCAGGCTGGAGATGACGCCGGCGAACGTGAGCGCGTTGATCAGGAACAGCGGCCCGGTGCCCCCGAGCACGTAGATCAGCACACCGGCGATGGCCGGGCCGACCACGCGGGCCAGGTTGAAGATCGAGCTGTTGAGCGCGATCGCGTTGGACAGGTCCTGCCGGCCGACCATCTCGACCACGAACGCCTGCCGGGTCGGCACCTCGACGCAGGAGATCAGGCCGAGGACGAACGCCATCACGTACACGTGCCAGACCTGCGCGGCGCCGGTCATCGTCAGCACGCCGATCGTCAGCGCGAGCCCGGCCATCAGCGACTGGGCGGCTATGAGGATGGGGCGCTTGGGGTAGCGGTCGGCGAGCACGCCGCCGAACATCCCGAAGAACAGCATGGGGAGGAACTGCAGCGCGGTCGCCATGCCGAGGGCCGCCGCGCTGCCACCGGTGAGCTCCAGCACCAGCCAGTCCTGGGCTGTGCGCTGTAGCCAGGTGCCGACGTTGGAGACGGCACCGCCGGCCGCGAACATGCGGTAGTTGCGAATCTTGAGCGACCGGAACATCCCGGTCCTGGGTTGTTCGGGCTCTATATCCTGCTGAGCTTCTCCAGTATGGGCGCCGCCTGCCTGAGGATGGCCCGCTCCTCTGGTGTCAGCTCCTTCAGCCGCTGCGTCAGCCACGCTTCCTTGCGGCGTCGCTCCTCCTTCAGCAGCTTCTGGGCGGCCTCGGTCACGGTCACGGTCACCTGGCGCCGGTCGGTCGAGTGCGGGGTGCGCGACACCAGGCCGCGCTCCTCGAGCGCCGCGATCACGCGCGTCATCGAGGGCGGCTGCACCTTCTCGAGCTCGGCCAACTCGCCGGGGGTTATCCCGGAGTGCCGTTCCACCGCGGCGAGCGTCGCGAACTGCGTGGGAGTCAGCGAGTGGGCCGCCGCCTGTCGTCGTAGGCGCCTGGTCAACCGCGCCAGCGACACGCGCAGGGCGGATGCCAGGCCTGCGTCGCTGCGCAGGCTTGTCTGTGGGGTGTTGGTTAGCATGAGTCATTACCTTTGCTAACTATACGGCATGGCAAGATATTTCCCCGATCCTTCGTCGTCTCACCTTGTGATACACCGAGGCCGCCCCCCGCGCGAGAGGGCGGCCTCGACCGGTGTCAGAGCCCGAGCAGCGCCTTGATCGGGCCGAGCGCGAAGTAGAGCACGAAGAGCAGCGTGACCACCCACAGCAGCGGGTGGATCTCCCGCGCCTTGCCCCGCACGATCTTGATGAACACGTAGCTGATGAAGCCGGCGCCGACGCCGTTCGAGATCGAGTACGTGAACGGCATGACCACGATGGTGAGGAACGCCGGGATGGCGATCTCGTAGTCGGTGAAGTCGATCTCGCGCACCGAGGTCATCATGAGGAAGCCCACCACGACCAGGGCCGGCGCCGCGGCCTCGTGCGGCACGATCACGACCAGCGGCGCGAAGAAGATGGCGCCCAGGAACAGCAGACCGGTCACCACGCTGGCCAGGCCGGTGCGCGCGCCCTCGCCGACGCCGGCCGCCGACTCGATGTAGGTGGTGTTGGACGACACCGAGCCCGCGCCGCCGACGGCCGCGCCGAGCGAGTCGACGAGCAGGATCTCCTTCGTGCGCGGCAGCGTCCCGTCCTCCCGGAGCAGCCCGGCCTGGCGGCCGACGCCGACCATGGTGCCCATGGTGTCGAAGAAGTCGGTGATGAGCAGGGTGAACACGAAGAGCACGGCGAGCAGCACCGACACCTGGCTGAACGCGCCGAACGGGTCGAACTCGGTGAAGAGCGTCAAGGGGTTGTGGAAGCCGATGATCTCACTCGGCTTGGGCACGGTGGGCTGGTTGAGCTGCCAGCCGCCGGGGTTCTCGGCGGAGAACCTGCCGACCCGTGCGACGAGCTCGACGATCACCGCCAGCACGGTCGTGCTCACGATGCCGATGAGGATGGCGCCCTTGACCCTGCGCGCCACCAGCCCTGCCGTGACGAGCAGGCCCACCAGGAAGACGAAGATCGGCCAGGAGGTGAGGCTGCCGCCGATGCCCATCTCCAGGGCCGGACCACCGGTCGCACGACGGACGAAGCCCGCGTCGACGAAGCCGATCAGCGCGATGAACAAGCCGATGCCCACGCTGATCGCGGTCTTCAACTCGGTGGGGATCGCGTGGAAGACCGCCACCCGGAAGCCGGTCAGCACCAGGACGCCGATGATGACGCCTTCGAGGAACACCAGCCCCATGGCGGCTTCCCAGGTCATCACGGGGGCGATGCTGAAGGCCACGAACGCGTTGATGCCGAGCCCGGCCGCCATCGCGAAGGGCACCCGGGCGACCGTCCCCATGAGGATGGTCATGACGCCGGCCACGAAGGCCGTGCCCGCCGCCACGAGCGCCACGTTCGGCCCCGCCGTGCCGTCGCCGATGTACTGCTTCTGGACGTCCTGGGCCGTGGCGATGATGATCGGATTCAGCACGACGATGTAGGCCATCGTGAAGAACGTGGCGAGCCCGCCCCGTATCTCACGGGAGAAGGTGGACTCACGTGCGCTGATGCCGAAGAAATGATCGAGTCTGCTCTTCAAGTCACTCACGCGCGAAGCGTAGACGGGACCTTACGGTACGCCAAAAGTGCTGGTGACCGTATCGAGACCTGATTGGAAGCTAGGGTGGACGTGTGAAGCAGGAGTGGCACCCCGATCCCGAGCCGATCGAGACCAACGACACGGCCACCGTCGCCGTCGGCATCGGCCTGTGGGTGCTCGCGCTCGTCGCCCTGCTGATCTTCCGTCCCGCTCCGGAGCACTCGTGGTGGATCTGGACGTGCGTCGCCGGCGTGGTCCTCGGCCTGATGGGACTGGCGTACGTGCGCAGGCGCGAATCCCAGCGGGAGGTTCCCGGCGACAGGTGACATTCGTCATCCCCGACTCATCCCGGAAGTCAGCGACAAGAGCTGTTAGACGCCACTACCTGCGTAAAACCGGCTTCGGCATGCTGATGGGCATGAAGAAGACCCTGCTCACCTTCGTCCTGTGCGCGACCGCTCTCGCCGGATGCGGCAGCGCGGAAGACCCCGCCAAGCCCGCCGCCGACCCCGCCGCGAAGAGCACCGACCGGTCGCCCGGCCGGCCGGCCGAGGACACGGGCACGGTCGCCTGGAGCACGTGCACGGGCCTGACCGGCCCCGACGGCAAGCCCGCCGCGCCTGACCCGTCCGTCGAGTGCGGCACCATCAAGGTGCCGCTCGACTACGCCAAGCCCGACGGCGAGCAGATCGGCCTGGCGCTGATCCGCGTCAAGGCCACCACCGACGACAGGCTCGGCTCCCTGGTGTTCAACTTCGGCGGGCCGGGCGGCTCCGGGGTCGACACCCTGGCCCTGGCCGCCAAGGCGTTCGCCGGGCTGGGCACCCGCTACGACCTCGTCAGCTTCGACCCGCGCGGCGTCGACCGCAGCGCCGGCGTCAGGTGCGGCGGCGAGGTCGAACGCCTCCTCGCCGCCGGCTCCGACGCCGACGGCGAGAAGCTGACCAAGCAGTTCACCGCCGCCTGCGAGAAGGACTCCGGCAAGATCCTGCCGTACGTCGGCACCGTCAACGCCGCCAAGGACCTCGAACGGCTGCGCGCCGCGCTCGGCGACGACCAGCTCAACTACTTCGGCCTCTCGTACGGCACGCACCTCGGCGCCGTCTACGCCACCCACTTCCCGAAGAACGTCGGCAGGTTCGTCCTCGACAGCGCCTACGACCCGACGGTGACGTTCGAGGAGCGGGCCGTCACCCAGGCGACCGGCTTCGCCACCTCCTTCGAGGCGTTCGCCAAGGACTGCGTCGCGCAGGGCTGCGACCTCGGCAGGACCACCGCCGAGGTGAAGGCGAACGTCGAGGCGCTGGTGGAGGGGCTGAAGACCAAGCCGCTCAAGGTCGGCTCGCGCACCCTCACCCACGGTCTCGGCCAGCTCGCCGTCATCACCCCGTTGTACGCCAAGGCCACCTGGCCGATGCTGGAGCAGGCCGCCGCGTCCGCGATGAAGGGCGACGGCGCCACGCTGCTGGCGCTGGCCGACTCCTACACCGGCCGCAAGCCCGACGGCACGTACTCGACCATGCTCACCAGCCTGCAGGCGATCAACTGCGTCGACAGCGCCGAGCGCCCCGGCCGCGCCGAGACCGCCGCGATCAACAAGAAGGTCGAGAAGGTCTTCCCCGTCCTCGCCAGCGAGACCCCGGTCATGGCCTGCTCGTACTGGCCGGCGAAGGGCGACGACGAGGCCAAGCGGATCGACGCCACCGGCTCGGCCCCGATCGTCGTCATCGGCGGCAAGGGCGACCCGGCCACGCCGTACCAGTGGGCGGTCAGCCTGAACAAGCTGCTCAAGACCGGTGTCCTGATCACCTACGAGGGCGAGGGCCACGGCGCCTACCTCAGCGGCAGCTCGTGCATCATGCGCCTGGTCGACACGTACGTCCTGAGCGGCAAGGTCCCGGCCGCGAACACCTCCTGCCCCGCCGCCTGACCGCACCCCTCCGACCGCCGCCCCGCCTGAGCACGGCCCGTCCGGCCAGGCCCCGCCTGATCACAGGCTGCCTGATGAGGCCCCGCCTGATCACGGCCCGCCTGAGCACCCCCCGGCGCCGCCACCTCCGAGGTGACGGCGCCGTCCGGCGTCCCGGCGGCGGGAAGCGTGCGCACGGGACCTGGGGACAGGCCGCGAAACAGCGGCCTCAGGACAGGTCGGCCTCGGCGAGCAGGAGGGGGACGGCGGCAGGGTCGCGCAGCAGGGCCGCCACGGCGAGCCGGTCGTTCCACTGCCCGGTGGCCCAGGCCAGCCCGCGCGCCAGGCCATCCATCCCGGTGCAGTGCACGGCGCCCTCGAAGAACCGCCACGTGCACGCCACCCCGTCCACCAGCAGCTTCTCGTGCTCGACGTAGGTCTCGGGGGCCGTCGGGAGCAGGGAGCGGACCTCGGGCGGCACCGGCCGGACGGCGCCCTCGGAGGTGACCTCGCCGGTGGCCAGCTCGCCGGCGAGCGGCAGGTCGAGCAGCTCCGACAGCGCCTCGGCCAGGTCGTAGGGGGCGAGCACCAGCGGCCGGTCGGCGACGAGCTGCAACAGGTCGGGCGCCTCCACCACGACGGCGTCGTCGGCCGGGGCCACCACGATGTCGCCGTGCAGCACCGCGCGCACCCGGGAGGGCGGCGCCACCCGCTCCGGCTCGACGCCCGCCAGCGCCATCCACAGGGCGCGCAACTGGGCCCGGTCGACCTCGACGGACTCGTCGGCCATCAGGTCGAGCAGCTCCTCGGGACCGCCGTGGGAGGCCAGCAGCTCGGCCAGCGTGGTGCGCACACCCAGCATGGCCAGCGCGCCCTCATCGAGCCCGGCGGGCGCGTCGGCGTAGAGGCCCTGCAGCAGCGGATCGGCGCCGGGCAGCCGCAGCTCGCGCGGCCGGCGGCCGTCGAGCACGGGGTGCCCGGCCAGCCACCACGCGGTGTAGGACGGCACCTCGACGCCGCCGACGCGCAGCGGGTGCAGCGCGGCCCGCAACGGCGGCCTGGTGAGCAGCGCCAGCGCGGCCGGCCAGTCGGCGACCAGCTCCAGGTCGCGCACGGCCGCGAACTCCGCCACGACGGGCGGCACGTCGAGGTCGGGCAGCAGGTCGATGACGTGGTCGAGCCACTCGTCCTCGCCGTCGAGGTCGTGGTCGCAGTCGTCGTGGTCGAGCAGCACGTCGGAGTCGTGGGCCACGGCGAACCCGTCGAGCACGCCCACCGCCGCCAGCACCCGCGAGCCGTAGGTCTCCACCAGGTCGGCGGCCACCACGCCGAGGTGGCTGTCGGGCTCGACCAGCTTGGCCAGCGCGCCCTCCCCCAGCATGAGCTCGCCCGCCGGGTAGAGCTCGCCGTCGGCGCCGCGCAGCGCCAGCGCGGCCAGCCCCGGCGCCTCGCCGGGAGCGAGGCCGGCGGCCTCGACCAGCGACAGCACGGCCCGCGCGACAGGCTCCGGATCGGGGCTGTCGAGCGACTGGGTGACCGCCTCCTTGGTGAGCGGGTCGTCGAGGATGGTGCGCGGGGTCGCCTCGGCCGCCCCGAGCCGCAGCAGGGCCGGGTGGGCGGCGTCGGGGTGGACGATGCGCAGCCCGAGCGGCGTCAGGTCGAGCCCGCCGTGCCCGTCGAGCCGCAGGATGAGCGTGCCGCGCGGGCCCCGGACCAGGCGGCCGTCGGCCAGCGGCACCGGCAGCGCGCCGAGCGACTCGGGGTCGTCGGCGGGCAGCACCTCGTACAGCGAGCGCCACCACGACGGCTCGCGGCCCTCGACCGCCTCCCCCGACAGCAGGTCGACGACCTCGGCCAGCTCGACCCGGCGCACGCCCAGCGAGACCATCGCCGGGTGCCGGGCGGGCCAGCCGGTGGGCAGCAGGCCGGGCACGAAGTGGGCGACCGCGGCCAGCAGCTCGGCCGAGCCGGCCACCACGGCCGCCTCGCGGCCCGTGACCACCCAGCCGTCGCCCTGCGGCTCCCTGGCCGGATGCTCGACGCGCCACTCGGCGTCGGGCTCGTAGACCTCGGCGTCGGCGAACGACGGCGTCTGCACGGCCGGCGCCGGCGCCGACAGCGCGGGCAGCAGCGGCGTGTCGGGCAACCGCAGCAGGATGGCGCGGCGGATGCGGGCGTCGAGCTCGCCCTTGCCCATGAGCGCGGGCACCAGGTCGAGCAGCCTGGGGGTGCGCGGCAGCTCGCGCAGCAGCCTGACGTAGGCGTCGGCGACCTTGTCGACGAGGAAGTCGCTCAGCGGGCCCTTGGCCACGTGCCGCCGGTCGGTGGCCATCGGGAAGGAGGCGATGAGCAGGGCGGGCAGGTCGAGCGGCTCGTCGCTGGGCGTCGGCGCGTGCACCACCGGCGGCACCGTCGCGGGCAGCGGCCCCGGCTCGCCGGTGCCGGTGTGGGGGACGGCCCAGCGGACCGACCAGTAGGGCCGGGTGCGCTCCTCGGTCGGCCGGTCGGCGAAGAGCGCCGCCACCTCCTCGGGCGTGAACTCGCCCGAGTCCGACACCACGTGCCAGCCGTCGGCCACCACCGTGCGGACCTCGCCGTCGAGGTCGATCTCGATGGCCGTCAGCGCGGGCATGCCCAGCGGCAGCGCCGGGCTGGTCTCCGCCAGCATCCGGCGCACCGCCGCAACCGCCGCTTCGTCGCGCAGCGGCAGCCGGACCAACGTGTCGAACCCGTCGGGCACGTCCATCGGGTCGGCCGCGAACGGCAGACGCAGCAGCGGCACGTGGCCGGACCGGGAGTCCAGCTCGCCGGCGAGCTCCGGCACCGTGGACACCAGCGCGGCCGTCTCCTCGCGCGACCAGCGCACCGCCCGCGCGCCGCGCGAGCCGACGGCCGGCGCGTCGCAGACCGACACGACCGCGGCGAACCCGACACCGAACCGGCCGGCCGCACCCGCCTCGCCGCGTTTGCCGGAGACGCGGAGCGTCGACAGGCTCTCCACGCCGGTGGCGTCGAGGGGGGCGCCCGTGTTGGCGGCTGTCAGCACGTCGCCGCGCAGGGTCAGCCGGAGCACCCCGGGCACGCCGGCGCGCAGGGCCGCGTCGGCGGCGTTCTGGGCGAGCTCGACGATCAGCCGGTCACGGTAGCCGCCGAGGGCGAAGTCCTCCTCGGCGTTGGCGTCCTCGCGGAAACGGGCGGGCGAGGCCGTCCACGCGGCGAGCACGGCGGCCCGCATCCGGTCGGTGCCAAAGGTGTCGGTCATCGATCACGATCCTGGTTGAGGGTAGGGGGGCCACCGTAGGTTAGCGGCCCGCGCCGACACTCCCCGACCCATTGGCGGATCAGGAGTGGCCGAGCTCCTCGTCGGCCCGCTCGTCCACCGAGCCCGTCTCCTCCTCCATCAGGTCGAACCCCAGGTCGTCGAGGATCGGGGTGGCCTGCTCGACGGGGGGCGGCATGACGGCGGCCTCGGAGTGCGCGCCGCAGCCGTGGTCGGCGGCGACCACCTTGCCGTCGTCGGGCGCGTACTCATTGGCGCAGACCCCGAACGCCTGCCTCAGCCCACCCGACAGCAGCAAGTAGAAGCCGCAGGTGGAGCACTGCGCGGGAGCGGCGTGTGCGATCGGAGTGTGCGGCCCGTGCTCGCCCGAGTGCCAGCGACTGGCAGCCCGGTCCCTGCCGATGGCCGAGAGCACACGTGCCCGGCCCAGGCCGTACTCGAAAACCATCTGGCGGTCCGCGTCGTCGCCGGTGTCGGTGAAACCGGGCGCGAGCCGGTCGTCGTCCTCGTGGGTCGGCAGCAGGTC is drawn from Nonomuraea muscovyensis and contains these coding sequences:
- a CDS encoding alpha/beta hydrolase, with the protein product MKKTLLTFVLCATALAGCGSAEDPAKPAADPAAKSTDRSPGRPAEDTGTVAWSTCTGLTGPDGKPAAPDPSVECGTIKVPLDYAKPDGEQIGLALIRVKATTDDRLGSLVFNFGGPGGSGVDTLALAAKAFAGLGTRYDLVSFDPRGVDRSAGVRCGGEVERLLAAGSDADGEKLTKQFTAACEKDSGKILPYVGTVNAAKDLERLRAALGDDQLNYFGLSYGTHLGAVYATHFPKNVGRFVLDSAYDPTVTFEERAVTQATGFATSFEAFAKDCVAQGCDLGRTTAEVKANVEALVEGLKTKPLKVGSRTLTHGLGQLAVITPLYAKATWPMLEQAAASAMKGDGATLLALADSYTGRKPDGTYSTMLTSLQAINCVDSAERPGRAETAAINKKVEKVFPVLASETPVMACSYWPAKGDDEAKRIDATGSAPIVVIGGKGDPATPYQWAVSLNKLLKTGVLITYEGEGHGAYLSGSSCIMRLVDTYVLSGKVPAANTSCPAA
- a CDS encoding sacsin N-terminal ATP-binding-like domain-containing protein; this translates as MTDTFGTDRMRAAVLAAWTASPARFREDANAEEDFALGGYRDRLIVELAQNAADAALRAGVPGVLRLTLRGDVLTAANTGAPLDATGVESLSTLRVSGKRGEAGAAGRFGVGFAAVVSVCDAPAVGSRGARAVRWSREETAALVSTVPELAGELDSRSGHVPLLRLPFAADPMDVPDGFDTLVRLPLRDEAAVAAVRRMLAETSPALPLGMPALTAIEIDLDGEVRTVVADGWHVVSDSGEFTPEEVAALFADRPTEERTRPYWSVRWAVPHTGTGEPGPLPATVPPVVHAPTPSDEPLDLPALLIASFPMATDRRHVAKGPLSDFLVDKVADAYVRLLRELPRTPRLLDLVPALMGKGELDARIRRAILLRLPDTPLLPALSAPAPAVQTPSFADAEVYEPDAEWRVEHPAREPQGDGWVVTGREAAVVAGSAELLAAVAHFVPGLLPTGWPARHPAMVSLGVRRVELAEVVDLLSGEAVEGREPSWWRSLYEVLPADDPESLGALPVPLADGRLVRGPRGTLILRLDGHGGLDLTPLGLRIVHPDAAHPALLRLGAAEATPRTILDDPLTKEAVTQSLDSPDPEPVARAVLSLVEAAGLAPGEAPGLAALALRGADGELYPAGELMLGEGALAKLVEPDSHLGVVAADLVETYGSRVLAAVGVLDGFAVAHDSDVLLDHDDCDHDLDGEDEWLDHVIDLLPDLDVPPVVAEFAAVRDLELVADWPAALALLTRPPLRAALHPLRVGGVEVPSYTAWWLAGHPVLDGRRPRELRLPGADPLLQGLYADAPAGLDEGALAMLGVRTTLAELLASHGGPEELLDLMADESVEVDRAQLRALWMALAGVEPERVAPPSRVRAVLHGDIVVAPADDAVVVEAPDLLQLVADRPLVLAPYDLAEALSELLDLPLAGELATGEVTSEGAVRPVPPEVRSLLPTAPETYVEHEKLLVDGVACTWRFFEGAVHCTGMDGLARGLAWATGQWNDRLAVAALLRDPAAVPLLLAEADLS
- a CDS encoding DUF3027 domain-containing protein; amino-acid sequence: MSRTRTRVSAPDQACVAAVDLARAAAEELARPGAPGEHLGHESEGDRIVTHFFACLDRAYRGWRWAITVTRASRAKKVTVSEAVLLPGPGALLAPEWLPWSERLRPGDLGVGDLLPTHEDDDRLAPGFTDTGDDADRQMVFEYGLGRARVLSAIGRDRAASRWHSGEHGPHTPIAHAAPAQCSTCGFYLLLSGGLRQAFGVCANEYAPDDGKVVAADHGCGAHSEAAVMPPPVEQATPILDDLGFDLMEEETGSVDERADEELGHS